Proteins co-encoded in one Setaria viridis chromosome 9, Setaria_viridis_v4.0, whole genome shotgun sequence genomic window:
- the LOC117840002 gene encoding uncharacterized protein, protein MAGEQPRSGASSEVASWCCVLALVLLVGSLVGEEERGVGPAVVRGARLAARPCEELYVVAEGETLHSISARCGDPYILERNPHVHDPDDVFPGLVIRITPRADGNGPGGHK, encoded by the coding sequence ATGGCCGGAGAGCAGCCTCGGTCGGGGGCGTCCTCGGAGGTGGCGTCGTGGTGCTGCGTGCTGGCGCTCGTGCTGCTGGTGGGGTCGCttgtgggggaggaggagcgcggaGTCGGGCCGGCGGTCGTGCGCGGGGCGCGGCTGGCAGCGCGGCCGTGCGAGGAGCTCTACGTGGTGGCGGAGGGGGAGACGCTGCACAGCATCAGCGCCCGGTGCGGCGACCCCTACATCCTGGAGCGGAACCCGCACGTCCACGACCCCGACGACGTCTTCCCCGGCCTCGTCATCAGGATCACGCCGCGCGCCGACGGCAATGGTCCCGGCGGCCACAAgtga
- the LOC117836655 gene encoding uncharacterized protein, whose product MAGAGGTTPLRLKDLLELDCESCSAAGFRCYPRRLLGESAPTMRHHFDSLPSLRRRPSKLSHLSRSLSRRLGRGGLFWRRRDEGDEDDACAVAAPSGSGSESGASSSGTTTSDNSSGSRGSRCESDSDFSTATTSSASDSMDADAADAVNDTTGDEHQAMKRGSSSGAEADDKEEQLSPVAVMDFPFDDDEGEDGDEDGERDVAGACSPSFSLSRLQRRKMLRPQHKIRRLGSTQELGPMDLEALLAATSDTDDLADDVLAQQVIQCRTEDVAAAAPRPTRSHRGASVVCHEPDEHDLLHLLMDAASAGVDHVSERLLFDFFVEMKRRRGSTEHPEKLSAPAVRLLPRMAERLGDDGEVLAAARGWMDGAGSERWGLNDVLHGGEAIVAEMERGRRWMQVREEEQEISAVVAGMLADQLVDELVWDLFV is encoded by the exons ATGGCGGGTGCGGGCGGGACGACGCCGCTGAGGCTCAAAGACCTCCTGGAGCTGGACTGCGAGTCGTGCAGCGCCGCGGGCTTCCGCTGCTACCCACGCCGCCTGCTGGGCGAGTCGGCGCCAACAATGCGGCACCACTTCGATTCGCTGCCGTCcctacgccgccgcccgagcaaGCTGTCCCACCTCTCCAGGAGCCTCTCGCGCCGGCTGGGCAGGGGCGGCTTGTTCTGGCGGCGCCGCGACgaaggcgacgaggacgacgccTGCGCCGTGGCCGCGCCGAGCGGCAGCGGCTCGGAGTCGggggcgtcgtcgtcggggacTACGACGAGCGACAACTCGTCCGGGAGCAGGGGCTCGCGCTGCGAGTCGGATTCCGACTTCTCGACGGCAACGACGAGCTCCGCTTCGGACAGcatggacgccgacgccgccgacgcggtGAACGACACCACCGGAGATGAGCACCAG GCGATGAAGAGGGGGTCCAGctcgggggcggaggcggacgaCAAGGAGGAACAGCTCAGCCCGGTGGCCGTCATGGACTTCCCCTTCGACGATGACGAGGGCGAAGACGGCGATGAGGACGGGGAGAGGGATGTCGCCGGCGCGTGCTCGCCGTCTTTCAGCCTCTCGCGTCTCCAGA GGAGAAAGATGCTACGACCGCAGCACAAGATCCGACGGCTCGGGAGCACCCAAGAACTAGGCCCCATGGATCTCGAGGCACTCCTGGCCGCCACGTCGGACACCGACGATCTCGCCGATGATGTCTTGGCGCAGCAGGTTATCCAGTGCCGCACAGAAGacgtggcagcggcggcgccgcgcccgaCCAGGAGCCACCGCGGCGCCAGCGTCGTCTGCCACGAGCCAGACGAACACGACCTTCTTCATCTGCTCATGGACGCGGCTTCCGCCGGCGTGGATCACGTCTCGGAGCGGCTTCTGTTCGACTTCTTCGTCGAGATGAAACGACGACGAGGCTCCACGGAACACCCGGAGAAGCTCTCTGCGCCGGCTGTGCGGCTGCTACCGCGAATGGCTGAACGGTTGGGAGACGACGGTGAGGTTctggcggcggccaggggaTGGATGGACGGCGCGGGAAGTGAACGGTGGGGCTTGAACGATGTCCTGCACGGCGGGGAGGCCATCGTGGCGGAGATggagcgcggccggcggtggatgCAAGTccgcgaggaggagcaggagatcagcgcggtggtggccggtaTGCTGGCCGATCAGCTGGTGGATGAGTTGGTGTGGGATTTGTTTGTGTAG